A single genomic interval of Stieleria maiorica harbors:
- a CDS encoding sulfatase family protein: MPAFKRMGFNMIQFLASTQTSSRRVSPHQLLHALAAFALIPVVGLLTQAVFIPVAHAESATCPNIVFILADDMGYGDVQALNPASQIPTPNLDRLATEGMTFTDAHSPSAVCTPTRYATLTGRYCWRSKLKRGVLNGYGTPLIETDRPTVASHLKQHGYHTAVIGKWHLGLGFQKDERGQWDWTQPLSYSPVDAGFTRSLVIPASLDFPPYVYIDGHQITGKPDRVQPARSFPAFLRKGELGSDFSIVDCLDQLTAKASEHIRSRAAQDEPFFLYFPLTAPHKPVLPHGRFAGKTKLGPYGDFVTQVDWTVGQVMTAIDEAGLAENTLVIYTSDNGSFMRRQSDAGQVDHVSDESIQAYYEGNHKANGPWRGTKADIWEGGHRVPFFARWTGTIEAGSRCDQPICHVDLFATAAELAGTKLPPADQAAPDSFSLVPLLHDKTDQFRRAPVVNHSANGTFAIRDGKWKLVFSDGSGGREKPSGKPFGTPWQLYDLDSDPTESNDLAETNREVVERLGAELFRFLADEKSR; this comes from the coding sequence ATGCCCGCATTCAAGAGAATGGGATTCAACATGATTCAATTCCTCGCCTCCACGCAGACCAGTAGCCGCCGGGTATCCCCGCATCAATTACTACACGCACTCGCTGCATTCGCGTTGATTCCCGTTGTCGGCCTGTTGACACAAGCCGTATTTATTCCTGTCGCACATGCCGAATCGGCCACTTGCCCCAACATCGTCTTTATCCTTGCCGATGACATGGGGTATGGCGATGTCCAAGCCCTGAATCCCGCGTCTCAGATCCCCACACCGAACTTGGATCGATTGGCGACCGAGGGCATGACGTTTACCGACGCCCATTCGCCGTCGGCCGTGTGCACTCCGACTCGTTACGCGACCCTGACGGGACGTTATTGTTGGCGAAGCAAGTTGAAACGCGGCGTGCTCAATGGCTATGGAACACCCTTGATCGAAACCGATCGGCCGACCGTCGCGTCGCATCTGAAACAGCACGGCTACCACACCGCGGTGATCGGCAAGTGGCATCTTGGACTCGGCTTCCAGAAGGACGAACGCGGACAATGGGACTGGACGCAACCGCTCAGTTATTCGCCGGTCGACGCCGGGTTCACCCGGTCGTTGGTCATCCCCGCCTCGCTCGATTTTCCGCCCTACGTTTACATCGACGGCCACCAGATCACCGGCAAACCCGACCGCGTGCAGCCGGCCCGATCGTTCCCGGCGTTTCTCAGAAAAGGGGAACTCGGCTCGGACTTTTCGATCGTCGATTGCTTGGACCAACTGACCGCCAAGGCTTCCGAACACATCCGCTCGCGTGCCGCCCAAGACGAACCGTTCTTTTTGTATTTCCCGCTGACCGCGCCCCACAAACCGGTTTTGCCGCATGGGCGGTTTGCCGGAAAGACGAAGCTTGGCCCGTATGGTGATTTCGTCACGCAAGTCGATTGGACGGTCGGGCAAGTGATGACGGCGATCGATGAAGCGGGACTCGCTGAAAACACGTTGGTGATTTACACCAGCGACAACGGATCGTTCATGCGACGGCAGAGTGACGCCGGCCAGGTGGATCATGTCAGCGACGAATCGATCCAGGCCTACTACGAAGGCAACCACAAGGCCAACGGACCCTGGCGAGGGACGAAGGCGGACATCTGGGAAGGTGGTCACCGCGTCCCGTTCTTTGCCCGTTGGACCGGCACGATCGAAGCCGGTTCACGTTGCGATCAACCAATCTGTCATGTCGACCTGTTTGCGACCGCGGCAGAGTTGGCGGGGACCAAGTTGCCGCCGGCCGACCAGGCGGCACCGGACAGTTTCAGCCTCGTGCCACTGCTGCACGACAAGACGGACCAGTTTCGTCGCGCCCCTGTCGTCAACCATAGCGCCAACGGCACCTTCGCGATCCGCGACGGGAAGTGGAAGTTGGTGTTCAGCGACGGTTCCGGCGGACGCGAGAAACCTTCGGGCAAGCCGTTCGGCACGCCGTGGCAGCTATATGACCTGGACAGCGATCCGACCGAGTCGAATGATCTGGCCGAGACGAACCGAGAGGTGGTTGAGCGGCTGGGAGCGGAGTTGTTTCGTTTTTTGGCCGATGAGAAGAGCCGGTAG